A single Paenibacillus sp. FSL R5-0517 DNA region contains:
- a CDS encoding helicase-related protein, with the protein MPCAACGLAACAYCEACLALGRSRACALLLRSAAQGAVPVRGEAPRGTAMAPTGGGLARWGLSAAQSAAAAAALAFLARPPAGDGPGRFLLWAVTGAGKTEMIFPLLQHTLDRGGRALVATPRRDVVLELAPRLAKAFPDTSLATLYGGSDERWKDAQLTLATTHQLMRFYQGFDLVIIDELDAFPYHNDPMLAHAAASSCKPDGNFIYLSATPPTRLQREATQGKLTHAKVPVRFHRHPLPVPKLIKMATVAECIRKRNLPSALKSNIQISLERDAQVFVFVTRIAQIEAFVNLMRHTFPGIHIEGTSSQDPDRASKVIAFRERTIRLLVTTTILERGVTIPRSDVFILDADNGLFDEASLVQMAGRAGRSMDDPAGRVVFASSRRTRSQVKAIAQIRKMNTIARRKGYLHPPSQT; encoded by the coding sequence GTGCCCTGCGCTGCCTGCGGCCTGGCGGCGTGCGCCTACTGCGAGGCTTGCCTCGCGCTGGGGCGCAGCCGTGCTTGTGCGCTGCTGCTACGCAGTGCAGCGCAAGGGGCCGTGCCAGTACGCGGCGAAGCACCGCGTGGCACGGCCATGGCCCCCACCGGCGGCGGGCTCGCCCGGTGGGGGCTTAGCGCAGCGCAGAGCGCGGCAGCAGCCGCGGCGCTTGCGTTTTTGGCCCGGCCGCCCGCAGGGGATGGGCCGGGGCGGTTCTTGCTGTGGGCCGTGACCGGAGCTGGCAAGACCGAGATGATTTTTCCACTGCTCCAACATACATTGGATCGCGGTGGACGAGCACTGGTCGCTACCCCGCGCAGGGATGTGGTACTGGAACTGGCTCCGCGTCTGGCCAAAGCCTTTCCGGACACCTCGCTCGCTACTCTTTACGGCGGCAGTGACGAACGTTGGAAAGATGCTCAACTGACGCTCGCGACCACACATCAACTGATGCGTTTTTATCAGGGGTTCGATCTCGTCATAATCGATGAACTGGATGCCTTCCCTTACCATAACGATCCCATGCTCGCTCACGCGGCGGCATCTTCCTGTAAACCGGATGGGAATTTTATATATCTGTCTGCTACACCACCAACTCGGCTACAGAGAGAAGCAACACAGGGGAAACTCACTCATGCCAAAGTTCCAGTACGTTTCCACCGTCATCCTTTGCCCGTGCCAAAATTGATTAAGATGGCTACCGTTGCTGAATGTATTAGGAAACGAAATCTTCCGTCTGCTTTGAAATCTAACATCCAAATTTCATTGGAGCGTGACGCCCAGGTATTTGTGTTTGTGACACGCATTGCCCAGATAGAGGCATTTGTGAATCTGATGCGTCATACTTTTCCCGGAATCCATATCGAAGGAACTTCATCTCAGGACCCTGATCGCGCTAGCAAAGTTATAGCCTTTCGTGAACGCACCATTCGTCTGCTCGTAACCACCACAATTCTGGAGCGTGGAGTGACCATTCCACGGAGCGATGTATTTATCTTGGATGCAGACAATGGTCTCTTTGATGAAGCTTCACTGGTTCAGATGGCGGGCAGAGCAGGGCGTTCCATGGATGACCCGGCGGGTAGAGTGGTTTTTGCATCATCTCGTCGGACACGTTCACAGGTGAAGGCTATTGCACAAATTCGGAAAATGAACACCATCGCTCGTCGCAAAGGCTACCTGCATCCACCATCCCAGACATAA